TGATGGCGACGTACGCCGAGGTGCCGAGCCCGGCCGCCGCCGGTGCCACCTGCGCCCGGAATCCGGTGATCACGCCGTCGCGCAGCAGCCGCTCCACCCGGGCGTACGCGTTGGTGCGCGAGATGTGGATGCGCTCGGCGAGCGTACGCACCGACGTGCGCCCGTCCCGGGCCAGCTCGGCCAGGATCCGCCGGTCGACCTCGTCCAAAGCGCGGGCCGATCGTCCCGTTCCGACCGTCGGGTCCACCTCCGGTCCGGACTCCTGGCTCATGAGCACCCCTTCTCACCGCCATTCATCCCGCGTTCACCGGGGATCTTGAGTCAATCATCCGACAGCAGGAGCATAGGCGCACCAGATGTCCAGGAGGTGCCCGCCGTGACGACCACACCCCAGGCGGTCCGCAGGGAGTCCCGACGCGGATCCCGGCCGGCCACCACGCCGGACCCGGCCCGTGCGTTGCTGCCGGCCGGCGAGCCGGTCCGCCTGCTCGCCGCCGACGGCACCCCGCTGCCGGCCCCCGCCGACTACCCCGAGCCGCCCGTCGAGGCGCTCGTCGAGCTGCACCGACGGATGGTGATCGGTCGCCGCTTCGACGTCCAGGCCACCGCGCTGACCAAGCAGGGCCGGCTGGCCGTGTACCCGTCCGCGCGGGGACAGGAGGCCTGCCAGGTCGGCGCGATCCTCGCCCTACGCGACGACGACTGGGTCTTCCCCACCTATCGCGAGTCGATGGCGCTGACCGCCCGGGGCATCGACCCGGTCGAGGTGCTGACGCTGCTGCGCGGCGACTGGCACTGCGGGTACGACCCGGCAGTCCGGCGCACCGCCCCACAGTGCACCCCGCTCGCCACCCAGTGCGTGCACGCCGCCGGCCTGGCGTACGGGGAGGCGTACCAGGGGCGGGACACGGTGGCCGTGGCCTTCGTCGGCGACGGCGCCACCAGCGAGGGCGACTTCCACGAGGGGGTCAACTTCGCGGCCGTGTTCAAGGCGCCGGTGGTCTACTTCGTGCAGAACAACCGGTACGCGATCAGCGTCCCGCTCTCCCGGCAGACCGCCGCGCCGAGCCTGGCGTACAAGGGCGTCGGCTACGGCGTGCCCAGCGAACAGGTCGACGGTAACGACCCGGTCGCCGTGCTCGCGGTGCTCACCCGCGCGGTGGCGCACGCCCGCGCCGGTCACGGTCCGTTCCTGGTGGAGGCGCACACCTACCGGATGGAGCCGCACACCAACGCCGACGACGCCACCCGCTACCGGGACGCCGACGAGGTGGACGCCTGGCGGGAT
The sequence above is a segment of the Micromonospora sp. WMMA1363 genome. Coding sequences within it:
- a CDS encoding Lrp/AsnC family transcriptional regulator; the encoded protein is MSQESGPEVDPTVGTGRSARALDEVDRRILAELARDGRTSVRTLAERIHISRTNAYARVERLLRDGVITGFRAQVAPAAAGLGTSAYVAITIEQNTWREVSAELARVRYIEHAALLGGDHDVLALVRAPDNAALRDVVLSRVQSIPGVLSTRTWLVFHEFDGETNPWE
- the pdhA gene encoding pyruvate dehydrogenase (acetyl-transferring) E1 component subunit alpha; the encoded protein is MGAPDVQEVPAVTTTPQAVRRESRRGSRPATTPDPARALLPAGEPVRLLAADGTPLPAPADYPEPPVEALVELHRRMVIGRRFDVQATALTKQGRLAVYPSARGQEACQVGAILALRDDDWVFPTYRESMALTARGIDPVEVLTLLRGDWHCGYDPAVRRTAPQCTPLATQCVHAAGLAYGEAYQGRDTVAVAFVGDGATSEGDFHEGVNFAAVFKAPVVYFVQNNRYAISVPLSRQTAAPSLAYKGVGYGVPSEQVDGNDPVAVLAVLTRAVAHARAGHGPFLVEAHTYRMEPHTNADDATRYRDADEVDAWRDRDPLARLETYLRARGALDDAAVAAVAGEAEAYAADLRDRMHDKPTVDPLSLFDHVYAEPTPHLVEQREQVRAELAAAEQEGDA